The following are encoded in a window of Aerococcus sanguinicola genomic DNA:
- a CDS encoding HEPN domain-containing protein, translated as MLTVLLLILSMPTFAENKLLNLIRYLEVFCRNYREIKDNKPQEYYENQARILEYIQDNVDVEFTKVFSENIKYDDEKNLRKKLNTLFKELPDPIKSEIKQEDKSPSKSISSLAHKLVDTRNYRTHGDDPDKYKSRITDPNEVVEILNLLEQILHYLVMNELGVPKTAIREFQMNRF; from the coding sequence TTGTTGACGGTATTATTGCTGATTTTATCAATGCCAACTTTTGCAGAAAATAAACTATTGAATTTAATTAGATATTTAGAAGTATTCTGCAGGAATTATAGAGAAATAAAGGATAATAAACCTCAAGAATACTATGAAAATCAAGCTAGAATTTTAGAATATATTCAAGATAATGTAGATGTTGAATTTACTAAGGTTTTTTCTGAGAATATTAAATATGATGATGAAAAAAACCTTAGGAAAAAATTAAATACATTATTTAAAGAGCTTCCTGATCCAATAAAAAGTGAAATAAAACAAGAAGACAAGAGTCCTTCCAAGTCAATATCTAGTCTTGCACACAAGTTAGTTGATACTCGAAATTATCGTACTCATGGAGATGATCCTGATAAATATAAAAGTAGAATTACAGATCCTAATGAGGTCGTAGAGATACTAAATCTTCTAGAGCAGATTCTGCACTACTTAGTAATGAATGAACTTGGAGTACCAAAAACAGCGATTAGAGAATTTCAGATGAATCGTTTTTAA
- a CDS encoding DNA/RNA helicase domain-containing protein — MDLITLKNIGLNKGINTEDLRKSGISLRDEEFESISKLVDKLLSLEGVEIDKFIKKSNGFECGYEIPQIGKEFDLLRFGNNYNLNIEIKNGSTMEKQMSQIHRNEYYLKAINNNFEIISVDTGTNTCLASSIKNGNINSIIEVDFLYIYKMIINQDIIQMSNLDEIFHPKYYLVNPFNNTKKFLKEEYMLTSHQEEILKTYHKSYCIAVEGGPGTGKSLLLYSIVQDLINNCNKTKEDILIIHCGTLNSGHRKLQENGFNIVESRFFKAGKISESTKYIFIDEAQRIFPNQMENVMNQAEEKNILLNFFFDPFQTFFENSEGEEAKAKFFEYIEEHDGRKYKLSKNIRTNQDLSVFIDQVMEYRPKQIKVIDNSDEKIKLIYTADHEQTKAICKAYGYKRYKILSYTPSQYDYDLFDDYKISENIPQYTIGQEFDKTVVIIPEFFYYERNQEGKMEIKSPTRGSYYSGPKMLFQNITRATTEIVFVIENNEEVFNSLIKFLSR, encoded by the coding sequence ATGGACTTAATTACTTTGAAAAATATTGGCTTAAATAAAGGGATAAATACTGAAGATTTAAGAAAAAGTGGGATTAGCTTGAGAGATGAAGAATTTGAATCTATCTCAAAGCTAGTAGACAAACTGTTATCTTTGGAAGGAGTAGAAATTGATAAGTTTATAAAGAAAAGTAATGGATTTGAATGTGGATATGAAATACCACAAATTGGAAAAGAATTCGATTTGCTAAGATTTGGAAATAACTATAATTTAAATATTGAAATAAAAAATGGATCAACCATGGAAAAACAAATGAGTCAAATTCATAGAAATGAGTATTATTTAAAGGCAATAAATAATAACTTTGAAATTATTTCTGTAGATACGGGAACTAATACTTGTTTGGCTAGTAGTATTAAAAATGGAAATATTAATAGTATTATTGAGGTTGACTTTCTTTATATTTATAAAATGATCATTAACCAAGATATTATCCAAATGAGTAATTTAGACGAGATATTTCATCCTAAATATTACTTAGTAAACCCTTTCAATAACACAAAAAAATTTTTAAAAGAAGAATATATGTTAACGAGTCATCAAGAAGAAATCCTAAAAACGTATCATAAAAGTTATTGTATAGCGGTCGAGGGTGGGCCTGGAACAGGTAAATCTCTATTGTTATATAGCATTGTGCAAGATTTGATTAATAATTGCAATAAGACTAAAGAAGATATCTTAATTATACATTGTGGGACTTTGAATAGTGGGCATAGAAAATTACAGGAAAATGGTTTTAATATAGTCGAATCTAGATTTTTTAAAGCAGGAAAAATTTCTGAAAGCACTAAATATATATTTATTGATGAAGCACAAAGAATATTTCCAAATCAAATGGAAAATGTTATGAATCAGGCTGAAGAAAAAAATATACTGTTAAATTTTTTCTTTGATCCTTTTCAAACTTTTTTTGAAAATAGTGAAGGTGAAGAAGCAAAAGCAAAATTTTTTGAATATATAGAGGAACATGATGGAAGAAAATATAAGTTAAGTAAGAATATTAGAACTAACCAAGATTTATCGGTATTTATAGATCAAGTTATGGAGTATAGACCAAAGCAAATTAAAGTTATTGATAACTCTGATGAGAAAATAAAATTAATTTACACTGCAGATCATGAACAAACTAAAGCAATATGTAAAGCATATGGATATAAAAGATATAAAATATTGAGTTATACTCCTTCACAATACGACTATGATTTATTTGACGATTATAAAATAAGTGAAAACATTCCACAATATACGATAGGTCAAGAGTTTGACAAGACGGTAGTTATAATACCTGAATTCTTCTATTATGAGAGAAATCAAGAAGGAAAAATGGAAATAAAAAGTCCAACGAGAGGTAGTTATTACTCAGGACCGAAGATGTTATTTCAAAATATCACTAGGGCAACAACAGAAATAGTCTTTGTTATTGAAAATAATGAGGAAGTTTTCAACTCGTTAATAAAATTTTTAAGTAGATAA
- a CDS encoding DUF5067 domain-containing protein — translation MRKLYRLALLVIVGLVLCACEKESPSSALPGAYRSDKLKLYENVPEDFDGTYLDTVDIDIEIEDVRVLPVGAEGNEEGEAPVIAFWYQATNKSEEELSPFEAWIRCFVPTQHQDQLDDNLDNDLAIAKLPDARYRKTQNKKLKRNESAKTAIAFKIADMKAPVTLFAKTAQGKLLGSQDYNPADLLKDRLLKKTASGQKADATSSTARGTKTKQKGNYPSKRVEGAIIESLNAMLNGAVTKGNIIYWLKAEGYTDAEINEALTYIDLDDLYGSTTYGGRDPYDATPEPIQPSGASDTSYPEGLPSDDGQAPYIQPGSSSPSPSAPSAGPGASGYIDDAPVDDYDYSGDWPDWSATNPAPSY, via the coding sequence ATGAGGAAATTATACCGCTTGGCCTTGCTGGTTATAGTAGGCCTGGTTTTGTGTGCTTGTGAGAAGGAATCACCGTCGTCTGCCTTACCGGGAGCTTATCGCTCAGATAAGTTGAAGCTCTATGAGAATGTGCCCGAGGATTTTGACGGGACCTACCTGGATACGGTGGATATTGATATCGAGATAGAGGACGTCCGTGTCCTGCCTGTTGGGGCCGAGGGTAACGAAGAGGGGGAGGCCCCTGTGATTGCCTTCTGGTACCAAGCGACCAACAAGTCGGAGGAAGAGCTATCGCCTTTCGAGGCTTGGATCCGCTGTTTTGTTCCAACCCAGCACCAAGATCAGTTGGATGATAACTTGGACAATGACCTGGCTATCGCCAAACTTCCGGATGCTCGTTACAGGAAGACCCAGAACAAGAAACTGAAGCGAAACGAAAGTGCTAAGACCGCCATTGCTTTCAAGATCGCGGATATGAAGGCGCCGGTGACCCTGTTCGCCAAGACTGCTCAGGGCAAACTTCTAGGCAGTCAGGACTATAACCCTGCTGACCTATTGAAGGACCGCTTGCTCAAGAAGACGGCGAGTGGACAGAAGGCTGACGCCACATCTTCGACTGCAAGAGGGACTAAGACCAAGCAGAAGGGGAATTATCCTTCTAAGCGGGTGGAAGGGGCAATCATTGAGAGCTTGAACGCCATGTTGAATGGCGCCGTCACTAAAGGCAATATTATTTATTGGTTGAAGGCAGAAGGTTACACAGATGCCGAAATTAATGAGGCTTTGACCTATATCGATCTCGATGACTTATATGGTTCAACAACTTATGGTGGGCGTGATCCCTATGATGCTACCCCTGAACCTATCCAGCCTAGTGGAGCATCTGATACGAGCTACCCTGAAGGTCTCCCATCTGATGATGGCCAAGCGCCTTATATACAGCCGGGTTCATCGTCGCCTTCTCCTAGTGCCCCATCTGCTGGACCTGGAGCTAGCGGTTATATAGATGATGCACCAGTAGACGATTACGATTACTCAGGTGATTGGCCAGACTGGAGTGCAACAAATCCAGCACCATCCTATTAG